One segment of Brassica napus cultivar Da-Ae chromosome C3, Da-Ae, whole genome shotgun sequence DNA contains the following:
- the LOC106411954 gene encoding protein COFACTOR ASSEMBLY OF COMPLEX C SUBUNIT B CCB2, chloroplastic-like isoform X2 codes for MSIQICSFPLHPRFSLRPCSQTAARSTRIFARTENESSRSDQQQLNLSVLRFTFGIPGLDESYLPRWIGYGFGSLILLNHFSASAPISESQLRSEALGLSLAAFSIALPYFGKFLKGSEVEKRSLPEEGEQVFVISSSIGDSLKEDLAWATYVLLRNTSTVAVMISIQGELCVRGYWNCPGQMPKAQLHDWFKRNVDEIGLADVKETLYFPQYAGSALSWDILPDGTRSVFVQPLVHNIDESEKMDGFLLVASTAGYAYSDKDRAWIGAMADKFRG; via the exons ATGAGTATTCAAATTTGTAGTTTCCCGTTGCATCCAAGGTTCTCGCTGCGACCCTGCTCCCAAACCGCCGCGAGGTCTACACGTATCTTCGCTCGTACGGAGAATGAATCGTCACGGTCTGATCAGCAACAGCTCAATCTCTCCGTCCTTCGCTTCACATTCG GGATTCCTGGGCTAGACGAATCTTATCTACCGAGGTGGATCGGGTACGGGTTCGGATCGCTTATTCTTCTCAAccacttctcagcttcagctCCAATCAGCGAATCTCAACTG AGATCAGAGGCTTTAGGGTTATCACTTGCTGCATTCTCCATAGCTTTACCTTACTTTGGCAAGTTCCTCAAG GGTTctgaagtagagaagagaagCTTACCTGAAGAGGGAGAACAGGTTTTTGTGATATCATCAAGTATTGGAGACTCTTTGAAAGAGGATTTGGCTTGGGCAACTTATGTTTTGTTGAGGAATACAAGTACCGTTGCTGTG ATGATATCGATTCAAGGTGAGCTTTGTGTTCGCGGGTACTGGAACTGCCCTGGTCAAATGCCAAAGGCTCAACTACATGACTGGTTCAAGAGAAACGTTGATGAAATAGGCCTGGCTGATGTTAAGGAGACCCTTTATTTCCCTCAGTATGCAG GTTCTGCATTGTCGTGGGATATTCTTCCTGATGGGACGCGTTCTGTTTTTGTGCAACCTCTCGTACATAATATTGATGAATCGGAGAAAATGGATGGGTTTTTGCTGGTGGCTTCTACTGCTGGATATGCATATAGCGATAAAGATAGAGCCTGGATTGGAGCCATGGCTGATAAATTCAGAG
- the LOC106411954 gene encoding protein COFACTOR ASSEMBLY OF COMPLEX C SUBUNIT B CCB2, chloroplastic-like isoform X1, with translation MSIQICSFPLHPRFSLRPCSQTAARSTRIFARTENESSRSDQQQLNLSVLRFTFGIPGLDESYLPRWIGYGFGSLILLNHFSASAPISESQLRSEALGLSLAAFSIALPYFGKFLKGSEVEKRSLPEEGEQVFVISSSIGDSLKEDLAWATYVLLRNTSTVAVMISIQGELCVRGYWNCPGQMPKAQLHDWFKRNVDEIGLADVKETLYFPQYAGSALSWDILPDGTRSVFVQPLVHNIDESEKMDGFLLVASTAGYAYSDKDRAWIGAMADKFRG, from the exons ATGAGTATTCAAATTTGTAGTTTCCCGTTGCATCCAAGGTTCTCGCTGCGACCCTGCTCCCAAACCGCCGCGAGGTCTACACGTATCTTCGCTCGTACGGAGAATGAATCGTCACGGTCTGATCAGCAACAGCTCAATCTCTCCGTCCTTCGCTTCACATTCG GGATTCCTGGGCTAGACGAATCTTATCTACCGAGGTGGATCGGGTACGGGTTCGGATCGCTTATTCTTCTCAAccacttctcagcttcagctCCAATCAGCGAATCTCAACTG AGATCAGAGGCTTTAGGGTTATCACTTGCTGCATTCTCCATAGCTTTACCTTACTTTGGCAAGTTCCTCAAG GGTTctgaagtagagaagagaagCTTACCTGAAGAGGGAGAACAGGTTTTTGTGATATCATCAAGTATTGGAGACTCTTTGAAAGAGGATTTGGCTTGGGCAACTTATGTTTTGTTGAGGAATACAAGTACCGTTGCTGTG ATGATATCGATTCAAGGTGAGCTTTGTGTTCGCGGGTACTGGAACTGCCCTGGTCAAATGCCAAAGGCTCAACTACATGACTGGTTCAAGAGAAACGTTGATGAAATAGGCCTGGCTGATGTTAAGGAGACCCTTTATTTCCCTCAGTATGCAG GTTCTGCATTGTCGTGGGATATTCTTCCTGATGGGACGCGTTCTGTTTTTGTGCAACCTCTCGTACATAATATTGATGAATCGGAGAAAATGGATGGGTTTTTGCTGGTGGCTTCTACTGCTGGATATGCATATAGCGATAAAGATAGAGCCTGGATTGGAGCCATGGCTGATAAATTCAGAGGTTAG